From Oryzias melastigma strain HK-1 linkage group LG17, ASM292280v2, whole genome shotgun sequence:
acagcaacgtcaataaacattggagaatgagctaaaagagtctttggtgaactggaaggagaaagaatcaggattttggaggaagttctgtccatgaagatcttcacttcatCGTCTCAAAACGATACGGCTTgacattactgatattgctTGACGTTTTTACGAAGCAGCGATGAAGAGCGATCTTAATCAGACGGgtgggggatcaggggcggggctactcagctcagctccaaaagccacgccccctcagaggagattttggagacagaggcttcagatcaacatgaaaaatggctttttaagacatttaggttgtggattttggttaaaaatcatAGACAAAACACTACTTTTagcatatttataaaataaaataaaaattctcatGGGGACAAAGAGCAAAATATCTCACtctcacatttaaactagtcaacAAGATTGACAAGTAAATGCATAAATGTATGAAACATCTGATAGTTTAGTGCAGTTTAggatttatttggtttttttgCACTTATTAAAGCGAATTTTGCAGAATTAAGTTAGTTTTCATCatgatttagtttgattttagatcaaaaataaactgaaaaagatgttacttgttttaagttaaatatcacaaatttggccaataaacacagaaactctTTATGGTTAAAACGGCAACTTCCATTTCAGAATTATCAATGATTTTTGTCAACTCAAACTctagatttttatgttttttattctgttttctttcttttttctttctttcataatACAAAGCTGtgtatattttacaattttagatttttccatCTTGGTAAATGAAAGTAGCTTGAAGAATGAAATCCTTCAGGTTGACAGTAACTGTTCTTGTAGGActtcatgtcaaataaaaacCTCTGGAGATTCAACCGTCTGTCGATTCTTGACCATCTCCACCAATAAACTGCCGTCTTTCTGCTTTCGTTTCAGTGGGGAAAACGTCTCTCATCACCAGATTTATGTACGACAGTTTTGACAACACGTATCAGGTATGACTCCTTTAATCCACATCATTTTATGAGTTTATAAGCTATTGTGGGAATTCTgatcaataaatataaaatagcaATGTTAAAACAAAGTTCTGTTGTAATTATAAGAGCAATATTCTCTTATTTTTGGATAAATTGTGTGTGaacctttaacattttttaatttcctttacagacttttttttatgctgtaaattgtataaaaaactgtttaaattttcttttttcttttaacacagGCAACCATTGGGATTGACTTCCTATCAAAGACCATGTATCTGGAGGACCGGACAGTAGGACAGCTTCActtacagctttcacacacATACAAGTTCCTCACTCTCAGGGTTTTCAGAGCATGACGATTTCTAAAGGCTTAACTTCCACTCTCTTTTGACAAATCCTTGATTTGATTTGCTAATTTAATGCTCCCTCCCAAACGCTAACATGATTTCGCCCTCAAGGTTATTTCTGGAGGAGAACGCTTTGGTTCTCTGACTTTTCTAGACCTATAATAAGTCTCACACATCAATCTTTAGACTtttattaaatctatttttggTTCATGTCATCCTCTGCCTTCCTGCTGCTGAGCTGATATTAGCTCATTTGCATTTCATCCTTTGGATGTGATATTTAACGCAAAATATGTGTTTGCAGGTAAGGCTGCAGCTGTGGGACACAGCCGGACAGGAGCGCTTCAGAAGCCTGATTCCAAGCTACATTAGGGATTCTACAGTGGCAGTGGTTGTATATGACATTACAAGTAAGCAGCATGAACTTCCTGTGTGAAcagaagtaaagaaaaacttttttttaaaccaaattgttTCACCTCCACAGATGTGAATTCCTTCCAGCAAACCTGCAAATGGATTGATGATGTCAGGACAGAGAGAGGAAGTGATGTCATCATCATGCTAGTTGGCAACAAGACAGACTTGGAGGAGAagaggtaaactccaaatttagaTCGGCGCTTTCGACTCAAAAATGAAGCTGTTCTGAAGGAAG
This genomic window contains:
- the rab6bb gene encoding RAB6B, member RAS oncogene family b, yielding MSAGGDLGNPLRKFKLVFLGEQSVGKTSLITRFMYDSFDNTYQATIGIDFLSKTMYLEDRTVRLQLWDTAGQERFRSLIPSYIRDSTVAVVVYDITNVNSFQQTCKWIDDVRTERGSDVIIMLVGNKTDLEEKRQITIEEGEQRAKELNVMFIETSAKTGSNVKQLFRRVAAALPGMESLDDANPEGMIDIKLDKPAEPTVPEGGCSC